The following proteins are co-located in the Longimicrobiaceae bacterium genome:
- a CDS encoding carboxypeptidase-like regulatory domain-containing protein, with protein MRRTSLGVAALVGGALLAGCEGRNEFPDQPLATGEGRLGSIVGQVTAAGAAVRGAEVSVANGPSAFTDAAGQYRIVGLSRGVYAVTLGAPPGFAFAVGDSATRVANVVPGNPVILNWQLVTGVGAR; from the coding sequence ATGCGACGCACGAGTCTTGGAGTGGCGGCGCTCGTGGGCGGAGCGCTGCTGGCCGGCTGCGAGGGGCGCAACGAGTTCCCGGACCAGCCCCTGGCGACCGGAGAGGGCCGCCTGGGGAGCATCGTCGGGCAGGTGACCGCGGCCGGCGCGGCGGTGAGGGGAGCCGAGGTGTCGGTCGCCAACGGGCCCTCGGCGTTCACCGACGCGGCGGGCCAGTACCGCATCGTCGGGTTGTCGCGCGGAGTCTACGCGGTCACGCTGGGGGCGCCGCCCGGGTTCGCCTTCGCCGTGGGCGACAGCGCCACCCGGGTCGCCAACGTGGTGCCCGGCAACCCGGTGATCCTCAACTGGCAGCTGGTCACGGGCGTCGGCGCCCGCTGA
- a CDS encoding D-glycerate dehydrogenase, protein MATTVTTLPLPEEALALLRGAGEVRGPERWEEALGDAAALIPLLTVPVDAALLERAPRLRVVACPTVGYDHVDLGACRARGVVVTHTPDVLTGATADLTWALILATVRRLPQAERSLRAGEFRGWGFWDYLGGDLEGRTLGILGMGRIGRAVARRAAGFRMRVRYASRSRLPEEEERALRAEWTGWDDLLATADVLTLHAPLTPETRHVVDAEALRRMKPESWLVNTARGPLVDEAALAEALREGRLAGAGLDVYEREPQVHPALLELPNVVLLPHVGSATHGTRTRMAVLAARNAHAVLTGAAPLTPVEGLRP, encoded by the coding sequence GTGGCGACCACGGTCACCACCCTCCCGCTCCCGGAAGAGGCGCTGGCGCTGCTGCGCGGAGCCGGCGAGGTGCGCGGCCCGGAGCGGTGGGAGGAGGCGCTGGGCGACGCCGCCGCGCTCATCCCCCTCCTCACCGTCCCGGTGGACGCGGCGCTGCTGGAGCGGGCGCCCCGCCTCCGCGTGGTGGCCTGCCCCACGGTGGGGTACGACCACGTGGACCTCGGCGCCTGCCGCGCGCGCGGCGTTGTGGTGACCCACACGCCGGACGTCCTCACCGGGGCCACGGCCGACCTCACCTGGGCGCTGATCCTGGCCACGGTGCGGCGGCTTCCCCAGGCCGAACGGTCGCTCCGGGCCGGGGAGTTCCGGGGGTGGGGGTTCTGGGACTACCTCGGGGGCGACCTGGAGGGGCGGACGCTGGGGATCCTCGGGATGGGCCGGATCGGGCGGGCGGTGGCGCGGCGCGCGGCGGGGTTCCGGATGCGGGTCCGCTACGCCTCGCGCTCGCGGCTCCCGGAGGAGGAGGAGCGCGCCCTCCGCGCCGAGTGGACCGGGTGGGACGACCTGCTCGCCACCGCGGACGTGCTGACGCTGCACGCCCCCCTCACCCCCGAGACGCGCCACGTGGTGGACGCGGAGGCGCTACGACGGATGAAGCCCGAGAGCTGGCTGGTGAACACGGCGCGCGGCCCCCTGGTGGACGAGGCCGCGCTGGCGGAGGCGCTGCGCGAGGGGCGGCTGGCCGGGGCGGGGCTCGACGTGTACGAGCGCGAGCCGCAGGTGCACCCCGCGCTCCTGGAGCTGCCGAACGTGGTGCTCCTCCCGCACGTCGGCTCGGCGACGCACGGGACCCGCACCCGCATGGCCGTGCTCGCCGCGCGCAACGCGCACGCGGTGCTCACGGGCGCCGCGCCGCTCACCCCGGTCGAGGGACTCCGTCCATGA